In one Oryza glaberrima chromosome 2, OglaRS2, whole genome shotgun sequence genomic region, the following are encoded:
- the LOC127761948 gene encoding GDSL esterase/lipase At5g55050-like produces the protein MGSHSFSYVLVALCLLGVAAEATQLAPAVFVFGDSTVDVGNNNYLNITKQARANYPKHGVDFTGSTPTGRFSNGYNLADQLAQQLGFPMSPPAYLSLTAKTIVSQMYKGINFASGGSGLGDKTGQGAGDVIPMFQQVQYFSKVVAMMQKLSGSRTTNTLLSKSIFLISTGSNDMFEYSLSGGNGDDREFLLGFAAAYRSYVRALYRLGARKFSVVSITPLGCTPSQRARRLSEDGTRGCYGPINTLSLRSYPTLAASLRDLADELPGMAYSLSDSFAMVSFIFANPRTNAWSFTELESGCCGSGPFGALGCDETAPLCNNRDDHLFWDANHPTQAASAIAAQTLFTGNRTFVSPVNVRELALL, from the exons ATGGGCAGCCATAGTTTCTCATACGTGCTGGTGGCTTTGTGCTTGCTTGGggtcgcggcggaggcgacaCAGCTTGCCCCCGCGGTCTTCGTGTTCGGCGACTCGACGGTTGACGTGGGCAACAACAACTACCTGAACATCACCAAGCAGGCCCGAGCCAATTACCCCAAGCACGGCGTGGACTTCACCGGCTCGACGCCGACCGGCCGGTTCAGCAATGGCTACAACTTGGCAGACCAGCTAG CTCAGCAGCTCGGCTTCCCAATGAGCCCACCGGCGTACCTGTCGCTGACAGCGAAGACCATCGTTTCGCAGATGTACAAGGGCATCAACTTCGCATCAGGCGGATCAGGCCTCGGTGACAAAACCGGCCAAGGG GCCGGGGATGTAATCCCGATGTTCCAGCAAGTGCAGTACTTCTCGAAGGTGGTGGCGATGATGCAGAAGCTGTCAGGCTCGAGAACAACCAACACTCTCCTCTCCAAGTCCATCTTCCTCATCAGCACCGGCAGCAACGACATGTTCGAGTACTCCTTgtccggcggcaacggcgacgaccGCGAGTTTCTGCTGGGTTTCGCCGCGGCGTACAGGTCTTACGTGAGGGCGTTGTACCGGCTAGGCGCGAGGAAGTTCAGCGTCGTCAGCATCACGCCGCTGGGCTGCACCCCGTCGCAGCGGGCCCGCCGGCTGTCGGAGGATGGCACGCGCGGATGCTACGGCCCGATCAACACCCTCTCGCTGCGGTCCTACCCGACGCTCGCCGCGTCGCTCCGGGACCTCGCCGACGAGCTGCCCGGCATGGCCTACTCCCTCAGCGACTCCTTCGCCATGGTCTCCTTCATCTTCGCCAACCCGCGCACGAACGCCTGGA GTTTCACGGAGCTGGAGTCCGGGTGCTGTGGGTCGGGGCCGTTTGGAGCGCTCGGGTGCGACGAGACTGCGCCGCTGTGCAACAACCGCGACGACCACCTGTTCTGGGATGCCAACCACCCGACGCAGGCTGCGTCGGCCATCGCCGCGCAGACGCTCTTCACCGGCAACCGGACTTTCGTCAGCCCTGTCAACGTCAGGGAATTGGCTCTGCTGTGA